TACTTTTACTTCTATTTCATAGGTCCCGCTCGATACATCTGCACCCTGTGCTATCTCAGTGATAATACCGGTAAATGTTTTGTTGGGATAGGCGTCTATCTCTACTGAAGCCTTTTCCCCTTTCTTTAGCACGGCCCAGTCTTTATCTGATACCCCAAACCTGATCACCCAATCGTTGCCGGCTGTTCCATTGAACTGAAACACGGGTGTACCAGGATTAGCCAGCTCGCCTTCATTCATTAATTTTTTAAGAATAGTACCATTCTCTGTAGCGCGGATCTGCGCGTATTGCTGGTTGAACCGGGCAATGCGTAAACTTTCTTCAGCAACTGATAACTGTGTGTTGGCGTTCTGCACCTGTTCCAGCGTAGCCACCGTATCGTTGTATAAATTCTTTACTCTTGTTACATCGCGTTGTACTTTTTCAACACCCTGCGCCGCCTGTTGTACCTGGGCATTTATCTCAGTAAGATCGAGTGTCGCCAACAGTTGCCCTTTTGTTATATGATCGCCTTCCTTTACATAGATCTTTGAAATAATGCCGCCGATTTTAAACGAGAGCCGGGCTTCGGCTGTAGAAGCCATACTGCCTGAATATTTTAGTACCGGTGCATATTGAGTTGTAGTTACGGGCGACACTTTTACGGCAATGGCTTCATCAATTACATCGGCTGCTTTTGCATTGCTTTTGCAGCTTGTTAATACCACCGCTGCGGAAGCGATCAAGAAGATGGTTAAGGGAAGATATATGCGTTTCATTTTAATTTATTTTATAGTTAGTTGCATCAGTTTGATTGTGAGTTGTCAGTGGTGAGAGGTGAGTGGTGAGTTAGCTCGCGACATTTCGGACTAATAACCGATCTTACGCCGTCTGAAATCCTTTGCCCTCTGCCTACTGCCTTTAAAATTTATAAGAGGCCGTCGCTCTTTCCAACTCAGCTGCACGTGTCAATACGGCCAATTGAGCCAGGGAATAGTTTAGTTCAGCACTGGTTAATTGGGTGCGGGCATCAATCAACTCTATTTGCAGGGCCTGTCCTTCGCGGAATCTTCGCTCTGCAAAGCGGTAGGTTTCTACTGCGCTTTGTACTTCATCATTCAACGCTTCCAGCGTTTGAATGGCCGAGCGGTAATTATTCATCGCCATGCGCACCTGTAAGTTTAGTTGTTGTTGTACATCTTTATACTGGTTGCCGAGCGCATCCAGGTCCAGCTGCGATTGTTGGATCTTGTATTTATTATCGTTGGCTTTAAACAGGTCCCACTTGAATTGCAGTCCGCCTAACTGGTAAAACTGATCGCTGTTGAATTTGAATCCATACCCCTGAAAACCGATATCATAAAAAGCATTGAGTTTAGGCACCAGGTAATTGCGGTTCATCTTCATACTGGTACCCACTACTTTTTGCGCGCTCTGTATTTTGGTAAGCTCTTCGCGATTGGTAGTTACTTCCAGTGCGGCGGGTATGCTGGTATTTGTTCTTTCCAGTAATGTGGTATCGAAAGTAACCGGCGCCTCCAGGTTTTCGTTCAACAGACAATTAAAATACGCGGCGGCATTTAATTGTTGATTGGTAGCAGTAATAAGCGAGGCCTTAACCTGGCTTACTTGCGCCTTTGCGCGCATTACCGATTCTTTGGTGCCTACATTGTTCTGAACAAACTTTTCGCTTACCCGTAAATTTTCACTGGCCAGCTTCAGCGCATTATTATAGATGTCTACCGCTTTGCCTGCCTGCAGGTATTGATAATAGGCTTCTTTTATGTTTTTAACCAACTCACGTTTGTAGATCTCGATATCTACCTGTTGGGTATGAATTAACTCCTGTTTGATGGCTTTGTTATAATAGATGTCAGTGTTCACCAGTGGCAAGGATACTTCCAGGCGAGTGTCGTGAAAGTCGTTTGGCAGGAAGTTGATCTTCTGGTTGGCAACCTGCGGAAACTTGCTGGCGCCGGTTAACTGGTTTAAAGTAGAATACACATTGTTCAGCAGGTCGCCAATGGGAATATCCTGTGTACGGCCACCTGAAGCCAGGGTGTATTGCGAGTTCAAACTGGCCTGTGGATAGAACAGGGTCTTCGCCCTTTTCAGGTCCACTTCGGCTTTTTGCAGGTCGAACGATTTCTGGTGAAGGGCCAGGTTTGTTTCCAGTCCCTTTTTAATATAAGTATCCAGGATGGTGGTTTGCGCCAGGGACGCCTGAGCAAAAAGCATCCCCGCAACCCCGATTACTGCCGGGATTGATAGACTTCTTTTCATAAGTCGATCTGTTTTAAATTATAATGTAAATATTATTAACACTGTAAAGCATTGGAGTAAAAAAAAACCGTTAGGTTTTCTTGCCAGAGGCATCCAATGAATTCAATAGCCAGGTCAAACTTTTATTCATCATTGGCACCATTTGGTCCCGGGGCACCAGCTTCTCGAACCGGTCCCTGATGGCCAGCGATACCATGCCATGCACCATACTCCAGATGGCCATTGATACGGCGTCCACATCCCCTTTTTCTATCAAACCCTTATCCATACACTCCCTAATGGTTTCTTTCAATTTGCCCAGTGCCTGGTCGCCGCTTTTCCATTCACAATTTGCATCGAGCGACTCCAAAGCTTCCATGGGTGCTTTTAAAATAAACATCAGTTCATAAAAGGCAGGATTTTCCAGGCCGAACTGGATGTAGTATTCGCCCATTTTGGCCAGACGAACGACCGGGTTTTTTATTGTCCACAGGTCGGCATTATATTCAGCCATTTTATGAAATCCCTGTTCGTGCAGGTTGAAAAGAATCTCGTTTTTATCTTTAAAGTATAGATAAACCGTTGTGGGACTATATTCTATAAGGTCTGCTATTTTACGGATAGACACATTCTCATACCCCTGCTCCATGAATAATTTCAGGGATGCATCGAGGATCAATTTCCTGATCTCCTGCTTTTGTTTCTCTTTTCTTTCCGTTATACCCATATTACCTTAATTAACGACACAAATATACTTAACACTGTTAAGTTACCAAACAAGTTATCGGCTTTTTTCAAAAATTCTCCAGATCAACCCGTGGGGTGTGGTTTTGGACAGGAAGGCAAAGGGCAGGGATGAAAGCAGTGGGCTCCCGATAGCTATCGGAATTCAGTGGACAGTAGGCAGTGGATTCAGGCTGAGTATGGAGCAATGGACGGAGAAAAATGGCAAACGGCAGGCGGCAAACAAGGAAAGGCAGTGAGAAATTGAGTTCGGCTGAGCCGTGAGCGGTAGACGGCAAAGAGAATGGCAAACGGCAGGCGGTAGACGGCAAACAGGGAATGGCAGTGAGCAATTGGGTTCGGCTTAATCGCGGGCGGTAGACAGAGGTGAATGGGAAACGGTCCTGGCTGAGCCAGGAGCAAACAGCAAACAGGGAAAGACAATGAATCGCCTGCCCACCAGCCGGCCGATTCGGCGATCGAAGACAGCGGTTAAATGGAAGCAAAACTACCCCGTACGTACTCTCAACCTAATTTGTGGGACCTTTTATCATAAGGTATTCTTTAGGTATTCTTAGGGTTATGCTAGGGTTATCCCAGGGTTTAAACCCTAAGATAACCCTAGGATGACCTTAAGATAACCTTAGGATGACCCTGGGATGGAAGGTAGTTGAAAGATGGTTGGTAAACCAGTTGACCAGTTAACAAGTTGACGGATTGACGAAGAAAAATGGGGTAAAGTTTATAAATGGAATTAAAAGAAGCACGAGGTAGAGCGTAGGTGGGGTAGCTTGAAATGTTGACAGGTTGATAATTATCACAAAGTTGTATATCTCCTCTCCGCCAGTTGGCGAAGGCCGGGAGGGGGCCCAGAACCAACTTTCCGTTAAGTTTTCCCAAGCTGATTTCAGCCTCATAAATTACACACATTCAATCAATTATCACATTTTCAAATTTGAACATTTGCACATTAGACTATTCCTTACATTTGCGACATATCATGGATAAATTCATTGTTTCAGCCCGGAAATATCGTCCGCAAACCTTTGACACGGTTGTAGGACAAGCCCATATTACCACCACCCTGCAGAATGCGATCAAGAACCACCACCTGGCGCATGCATTTTTGTTTTGCGGTCCGCGTGGAGTGGGTAAAACCACCTGTGCACGTATTCTGGCTAAAACCATCAACTGTGATAAGCCTTCGGCAGAAGGGGAAGCGTGCAATGAATGTCCATCCTGCAATTCCTTTAATGAAGGCACTTCGCTGAACGTATTTGAACTGGATGCTGCCAGTAACAACTCGGTGGAAGACATCCGGTCGCTGGTAGAAAAAGTGAGATTTGCGCCCGAACCCGGTAAACACAAGGTGTATGTAATTGACGAGGTACACATGTTGAGTTCCTCGGCCTTTAACGCCTTTTTGAAAACGCTGGAAGAACCGCCTTCCTACGCCATCTTCATTTTGGCCACTACCGAAAAGCATAAAATTCTACCTACCATCCTCAGCCGATGCCAGATCTTCGATTTCAAACGCATTACCAACAACGATACGGTAGAACACCTGGAAGGCATTTGTAAAAAAGAAGCCATCAATGCCGAGAAGCCAGCCTTACAGATCATTGCCCGCAAAAGCGAAGGCTGCATGCGCGATGCTCTCAGTATCCTCGATAAAATAGTAAGCTTTACCGCAGGTACCGTTACTTACCAAAATACGCTGGAGCACCTGAACATCCTGGATGCAGACTACTATTTTAAATTAATAGACTGCATGCAGAACCAGGACCTTGCCGGCGCCATGTTATTGTATGACGACATTGACCGCAAGGGTTTTGAAGGCGATATGGTGCTGAACGGGTTTTCTGAATTCATCCGCAACCTGCTGGTTTGTAAAGATGAAAAAGTAGCCGGCCTGCTGCAGGTGGTAGAAAGCTTTAAGGATAAATACATAGCCACCGGACAAAAAACCCCGGTAGCCTACCTCATAAGCGCCCTGAATATCCTGAACGAAGCCGAGATCAACTTCAAAAGCGCCCGCAACAAGCGGCTGCATACCGAACTGGCCATTATAAAACTCACGTACCTGCAACAGGCGCTTGAACTGGCTGCCGGCGGGGACGGCCTTGCTAAAAAAAAAGTAGCTGAGGGAGCCCAGTCGGTAGCTTTTCGTAAGCTGGGAATGGTAGAGCAAAAGAAGGCAGACGGCAAACGGCAAACGGCAGAAACTGTTGCTCCGAAAGCTGAAGTTCCAGTAAAAAAAGAACCGACAATTTATCGCCAGCCCACTGACGAAGCAAAGCTTATTATAGAAGAACCTTCGGTTGGGTATTTGAGTCCGGATGAGGAAGAGTTGAATTATATAAACTCCATGCATTCAGGTGCATCGAACCCGGTTCAGCCTCAACAGTCCGCGAATACAGGTAAAGCGATGCCCAAATTGGGAACTCTGGAATCCATCAGGCAGAAATATGCAGGCAAACAGGCAGGCAATACCAATCCGGCCATTCCCCTTACGCTGGAGCAATTGCAGCAGCATTGGGCCGATTTCTCCCAAAAACTAAAAGATAACAAGAACCCGGCCGCTCAGTCGTTCGATATGGCGCAACTGGTTATTACCAGCGGGAATTCGTTTGAAATTGTTACCAACAACAACCTGGAGCAGAAATTCATCGAGGGTGAGCGCCGCGAATTGTCGGAATTTGTACAGCAAAAGTTCAATAACCGCACGCTGCTGTTTACGATTGTGGTTACCGATAAGCCGGTAGATTTTGTGCCCACAGAAAAGCCCCTCTCAACCAAAGAACAATACATTAAAATTATAGAACAATACCCGCTGGTGAATGAATTGAGGAGCAAGCTGAGGTTAGGGTTTGATTAATGCATTAAATAAACCTGTTGTGCCTGCAACAGGTTTTTAAATTTCCTGAAAATATGCTCATTGATATCGCCCCAACTTTCGGTACTTACCTGTTGCAATTCGTTTAACTCGTTATTGAAGAATTCCCTGTCCGAAAAATAGGTATACGAGCTATTTATGAACTGTTGCACTCTTCCTTTAAACGTGTGTGAATGGTCGAATGCGCCGCTCTCCATCCAGGTCTTTAAGTACACCTTCAACAACGGTTCTTCATTCTTCAACCGCTTAATAATCTCCTGCGCCTCTTCAAGCGTAAGGCCGCCCTGGTATACAGGTTCAAGTCCCTGCAGCATGCCCTGAACATGTTCAAAATATTTGTCGGCCTGTTTGCGCAGGTCAAAATGCTCAATATATCCGTTCTTTATCGCCATAGCTTTGGCCACACTAATTTGCAGGGCGCGGCTATACATAAAACTATAGACTTGTTTATCGGCTGTTTCCAACTGTTGTTTCAATGCATCGAGGTCTTTTTGCAGCATTGACAACACTTCAGCCGCCTGATTGCGTGAATACTTTTCGCCATCAAAATCAAAGCTCTTCACCGCTATCATTTTTTCATCGATGGCTTTTACAACTTCCAAATCTGCTTCGGCCGCCCTGATCCTTTTATGCAATCCTGCATGGTGTGCAGAAAACAGGTTTGCCGGGTCACATTCCGTTTCCGGCTGGGCCGATAGCGCTTCCACATCCAGTATCGTGATCTGTCTTTTTTCGTAAAAATTGTTATATACTTCTGGCAGCGAATAGGTTTCTGCATCCTGCAGTATCAGGCCATCAAAAGCCATAGCATCCAGCGACTGAATATCCTGCGGCAGTTCTACTCCATGGTATACCTTAAGCGTTAATTGTTGTTGCCATTGTTCGGGCTTATTAAACAGGATCCAGGCGCTGTCATCACAACTATCAGCCTGTACACCCAGTTTGGTAAGATGCGCCTCGCGTTCTGTAAGCGCGGGATGCGATGCCCACTGGTCTTTATAGTTAACGCGATTCAGTTGCAGGTTTTCCAGAAAGGATTCATTTACCACGGGCAAATTGTTCTGCAACAACAACTTATAATTGACTGCAATTTGCCGGGTCATGGTTTGTTGGTTAGGATATAAGTTGCTGGTTACCTGCTTTTCTTTATACAGCTCGCCGCATTTTTGAATAACGGCGCTGTAACTGGAACCGGCCAGCTCAATGCGGCGCAAGGCCGAAATACAATTGGCCGATCCGCTTACACTGGCAGCCATGGCATCGGCATGAAATTCCATTTCGCGCGACAGGCTCATATAATTCCGGTTCACCAGTGCATACATTTTTTGCAATACCCATTGAATGCCCATCACCACCCGAACGGTTAACCCAGCAAACAGGGCAAAGTAGTTGCTGGCGCTGGCAAAGTTGTTCAGGGAACGGGAGTAGCCGGTATTTTCATACAGCATGTTGTAAATTACCCGGTTTACATTGTATACAAAGCTGCCCAGCTTCATACTTCGCTGGGAAAAATGACCAAACTCATGCGCTATAATGGCTTTGAATTCACTCAGGTTAACTGCATTCACCAACCCTAAACCAATCTGCAGGTTCTTTTTTACGGGGAAGAACATGCTTAAAAAGCTGGAATCGTAAAAAACACAGGCATTTACTTCGGGCGACAGGTAAACACGTTTGGGAAAACGGGTTTGGGTTTCCTGGCTTAACTGCTTAAGAAAAGCAAACAGTTTGGGGTGATCTTCTTCTTTTATTTCCACTATACCCGACCGGTCGTACCGCGAAACAGAAAACATAAATTTTATCAGGAACACGAATACCATTACCCCCAGGCCAATCAGCCCAATGCCGAGCATGATGGTCATTAACCGGGGCAGGGCAATGATCATATAAATACCGACATACACACAGGCGATGGCCAGCAATACTGACAGGAATATTAATAAAAGGTAAACAACGAAGAACAGGACTACCGATCCCATTACTTTTGATACTTCCTTTTTAAAGGCGGCAGAAGGCGTTGTAATTGTCGCGGGTACATTTACCGGCGAGGCGGGGTAAAATAAGGGCTGGGAAGACATAAAGGTTTGGTTTTGGCGCCCTTAAAAAAACCGAATTATTTCGAATATTTCAATTTGGAGGGTCCTTTTTTATAAAAAACGAAAAAAATTGGTACTCTACCTTTTTCCTAACAGGCTGAATTCCTTATCCGGCAAAAGGCTAAGGGTTAAATTTTCCAATTGAGCATTTTGCTGTAATTTCGGGCACTCAAATCGAAAAAATCAGAATATCAAATAAGAATTTATGGCTGAAGTGATCTTAATGCCCCGCCTGAGCGATACCATGACAGAAGGCGTGATAGCGGCCTGGCATAAAAAGGTAGGCGACAAAGTAAAGAAAGGCGACTTACTGGCTGAGGTGGAAACCGATAAAGCCACCATGGAACTGGAAAGTTATAAAGATGGCACCCTGCTTCACATTGGTACTGAAAAAGGGGGAAAACTACAGGTAAATGATCTGCTGGCCATTATTGGTAACCCAGGTGAAGATATCAGCTCGTTGCTTGGTGGTGGTGGTCAAAAAGCCGCTGCTGCTCCATCTGCCCCGGCGCCTGAAGCACCAAAAGCCGAACAAGCTGCCGCCGCTCAACCAGCCGCTGCCGGTGGCGCTACGCTCGACCTGGCCAATATGCAGGAAGTGATCCTGATGCCTCGCTTAAGCGATACCATGACAGAAGGCGTTATTGCCGCCTGGCATAAAAAAGTGGGCGACAACGTTAAAAAAGGCGACCTGCTGGCTGACGTGGAAACCGACAAGGCTACCATGGAGCTGGAAAGCTATAAAGAAGGAAAATTATTATATATCGGTGCGCAAAAAGGCGATAAAGTTCCTGTTAACGCCCTGCTGTGCATCATTGGCGACGAAAAGAAAGTAAATGTTGACCAGATCGTAGCTGCCGCCAAAGGTGGTGGTTCATCTACTTCTGCCGCCGCTGCTCAAAGCCAGCCACAAGCTGCTTCCCAGCCTGCTGTAACCGCCAGCGCAACAGCCGAAACTGCCGCTCCTGCCGCATCCGGCAGCAATGGCAGAGTGCTCGCTTCACCCCTCGCTAAAAAATTAGCCGCCGATAAAGGCATCGATATTTCCAAAGTTGCCGGTTCCGGCGATGGCGGCCGTATCATTAAACGCGATATTGACAATTATACGCCTGCTGCAGGTGGTGGACAAGCCGCTCAAACAACTGCACAGCCTGGTAAAACTACCGCCCCTGCCGTTGCCGGCCAGGTAAGCTTTGAAGATGTACCGGTTTCGCAAATGCGTAAGGTAATTGCCAAGCGTCTTTCTGAAAGCAAGTTCACTGCACCTGAGTTCTACCTCACCATGGAAATCAACATGGATAAAGCCGTAGAAAGCAGAGCCAAAATAAATGAAATAGCCCCGGTTAAGATTTCGTTCAACGACATGGTGTTAAAAGCCTGCGCTATTGCCCTGAAACAACACCCTAAAGTGAACAGCAGCTGGATGGGCGATAAGATCCGCGTTAACCATCATGTGAACATCGGTGTAGCCGTTGCTGTTGAAGAAGGCTTACTGGTGCCTGTTGTACGTTTTGCCGATCTGAAATCATTATCACAGATTGGAACTGAAGTAAAAGAGTTTGCGAAAAAAGCAAAAGATAAAAAACTGCAACCATCTGATTGGGAAGGCAGCACCTTCACCATCAGCAACCTGGGTATGTTCGGCATTGAAGAATTCACTGCCATCATTAACCCACCAGACGCTTGTATCCTCGCTGTAGGCGCCATTAACCAGGTTCCTATAGTGAAGAATGGTCAGATCGTTGTTGGTAACACCATGAAAGTTACCTTAACCTGCGACCACCGCGTGGTTGACGGAGCTACCGGCGCCGCCTTCCTCCAAACGCTGCAACAGTTGTTGGAAGAGCCGTTGAGAATGCTCGTTTAAGACAAATTACACCTGATTATATGGAAGCCTCACTGTTATGGTGGGGCTTTTTCTTTTATGTGTAGCTTTTGGTGAATTGGCAGAGGGCAGAGATAAAAGGCATACAGCTGCGACGCGGAACAGAGAACTGAGAACTAAGAACTGAGAACTTTGAACTTTGAACTTAAAACTATAAACTTGCTATCACAAAAGCAACAAACCCCAATGAGGCCTGTAATTTACCTGCTATTCGTTATAATAAGCTTTTATTCATGCCAGTCACCTAACGCCAAAGACGGATTGCCGTTTACCAAAGATTCCCTGATGGGCAACTGGATGCTTATACGAGTGACCAATTCCGCAAAAATTGAAAGCGGCGATCAGGATGCGCTGTACGCCTACCGGGATTCAGTAATGGCGCCCTTAAACAAAAGTTTAGAACTGACTGCCTTTAACTTTCAACCCAAAGGCATTGTAACGGTAGATGATGGTAAAATTGAAGAGTCAACCGGCCAGTGGTTTATTAACGACAATAACCAGATCCTGCTTCAATACAGGTATCTTGTTGAACAGGACAAATCCCTGTTTACGATCAAGCATTACTGGCACGACAGCCTGCGGCTGCAAAACCCTATTGGCAAAAACAAGGACACTTTGTTTGTTAACTATATTCTTCAAAAATTAAGGACCAACGACAGCGTCCCCGATCTGTTTGATCCTGCGTTGAACAAATGGCGTACAAAACCAACGCAACCCGAAAGCGATGAGGCTATCAAAGCAAGGCTTAAACAGGTGGTGGATTATTACTCCGGCTATTTTGCCAACATCTCCGGCAACAGGATCCCTTATTTCAATATTGAAAAATTGCTTTGTCCTATCAGGTTCTACAGCGGTGGTATAGGCATGAAGAAATTCAAGGGGGATGATGCCTGGACAAAAGTATATTACGACAGTACCGACGCGCATAAGGCGCATGGAATGCTTGACGCGGCATTTGATAAACTAAAAGGCTATCCCGACCGCGGCGGCAATTTCGCAGCGGAATATGCTGCGGCGCTGAAGATGTTGGTGAATGTTTTATAATGAAAATGCCTCGCTACCCTATCAACCTTCCACTTTATTTCACCTTCTTTTACCTCGTCAACGTGTTAACTTGTCAACGAGTCAACGTGTCAACTCCCAACAAACTAACCTTCCCATCCATGGTAGAAACAACCAACTGCTTTTTACTTAATACCCGAACGGTATTCACCATAGAGTTATCGATCTTATGCGCCCAGATAGTTTTTTGTGTAGCGGGATCAATGGCATACACCACGCCATTGCGCGTACCAAAGAAAACCTGGCCGTCTTTTTCAATCAGCATACTGGGCACGTGTTCGTAACCAAAGCCGGCATTCATTACCCAGGCCGGGTGTTGCTCTGTGCGGCTGGTAGCATAGGCTGCTACGGTATCCTGCATAGTCTTTCCATATACATACTTTCCATCGGCAGAAATGCCTATCGATTCGCGTACGCGTGTTTCACTGTTCTTCCATAAGGTGGTACCAGATACTGCATCGATGGCGTACAACGTGCGGTTTGGACAAACCACATATACCACACTGTCGTGCGCTACGGGAATACAGGCTGCGGGCGAAAAATTAACTACAGTAAAACCAGGATTCCATTGCCAGGCCAGTTGTCCATTGCTTCTGTTTATTGCATACAGATTCTTATCCCAGGCGCCAAAGATCACGTTATTGCCACAAACAAGCGGCGTGCTTACTACCGGTCCCTGCAAGCCTGCAAACTTCCAAAAAGGCGTTCCGTTTGCCAGGTTCAATGCCATAAAATTGTGATCGCTGCCTCCTATGAAAACCGTATCCTTTACAATCACCGGGCAACCTAATACCGAAGCGTTGGTTTTATATTTCCAGATCAGTTGTCCGGTAAGCGAATTCAAACAATATACATAACCATCGCCCGAACCCAATACTACTTTATTGGCGCTCACTGCAGGTGATGAAAAAATAGCGCCGCTGGTTTTATATGTCCATTTCTTTTTACCGGTTTGTTGCACCAGTGCCGTTACCACACCATTCTGATTGCCGAATATTACCAAATTGTTAGTGACTACAGGTGTAGAGATCACATTGGCATCGGAAGAGAATGTCCATTTCGGTTTTACCTGTGCGTATTGTTTGTTGATGGCATAAGAAGGCCGCTCATAATTTCCAAAAGTATCAACCCTATGCAGCATCACCTTTGTCCAGGGTTGCAAAGGTTCGCCACCCGGGCGGCGTTCGGTATATATAATGGAATCTGGTGTTACATCAACCAGGTTATACCCGCCCAGCGGCGCTTTGGCCCGCAGGTTCGAGCGGCCCATTACCCCGGGAATGCCTTCAAAATTCAAAGCATGGTTGTTGTGTCCGTGCCCGCACATGATCATCAGTGTATTGTACTTTTTTAACCGGTCTGTGATTTCATACCAGTTATCCAGGGCGTTATCGATGGGATAGTGATTGCAAAATATAATGGGTTGATTTTTGGGTGTTTTAGCCAGCACACTATCCAGCCAAACAATGGCATTGCGCGGCACATGGCCATCGCTCATGCGCACGTAGGGACCAGAGGCGCACCCGATAAACCGGATACCATTATAATCGAATTTGAATTTATCGTACCCGAAAGTGCTGGTGTAATGATCGCCGCCGCTTTCGCTCCACCCCGCATCGTGGTTACCCGGAATAATGTAGTATTTCGGTTTTAAACTGTCCAGGATCTGTTTGGCTTTCGCCAGCTGGGCATCGGTACCCAGTTCGGTAATATCGCCGGTGATAATCACAAAGGCAATATTGTTCAACTGGTTAATATCCTGGATGGTACGACGGAGATCTTCCTCGGCCGACCCATTGGGCGAACCGATGTGCGTATCACTAATATGAATGTAACGAAAGGGTTTTATCTGTGCCTGGCCTAAAACAGCTCCATGCACTAACATTAAAAAAAAGAATAGCCTTTTCATGGCCGCCAAATTAAGGTAATAATAAAGAGCAAATACCAGCAGAAAACAGCAATAGGATTAAATCCTGATAAAATTGTAATGCTGCTTTGTCATGTTTCCAGCTTCTCAACTACCTATAATGTATAAAGGAAAAATTATGCTGCTCAGCATTACCACCTGGTGGCAACACCTTGAAGCCTTTGAAAAGATCCTTTGGGGAATTGCCTTTACTTTTTCTTCGCTTTACCTGTTACAAAATTTACTTAGCCTTTCCGGAGGCGATACCGGCCATGGCGATGGCCATGCCATGTCTATGTTCAGGCGGTACAAACGCTGTCCCAGCGACCGTGTACTGGTAGTATATGGTAAAGTAGGCCGGTCAAAAGATGGCACCAACGGTAACCTGAGCGCCAAATGTATACACGGTGGCGCGGCTTTCATTTGGCCGGTAATACAGGATTACAAATTCCTCGACCTCACCACTCCTATTTCCATTGAGGTGAATCTTACCAATGCGTTGAGTAAACAAAACATTCGTGTAGATGTGCCTTCCCGTTTTACGGTTGGTATTTCTACCGAACAGGGCGTAATGCAAAACGCCGCCGAATGTTTATTGGTTTTATTACAACCTCAGATCCACGACCTGGCCAAAGACATCATCCTAAACCCAGAAGGAACGCGACGTACAGATTGCCGAAACCCAACGCGACCGCAACTCCATGATAGCTGTTGCAGAAAAAGATAAAGAGATCCTGATCGCTGCGGCTAATAGAGATGAACAAATTGGTAAGGTAGAAGCAGACAGAGATACGCGTATTAAATCGGCAACCGCCAACTCGGTTGCGGTACAGGGAGAAAACCTTGCGAAAATACTGATAGCCGATTCAGAAGCTTCCCGCCGCGAAAGGGAAGCGGAAGCGAGGGGTATGTATGAGATCTTAACCAAACAGGCCGAAGGTTTAGAAAGGATCGTGAAGGCAGCAGGCAATAATCCCAAAGATGTAGTGCTGTTACTCATCTCCGATAAATTACCCGAACTGGTGAAAATGCAAACAGACGCTATCAGGAACATCAGGATAGATAAAATAACGGTTTGGGAAAACG
The Niastella koreensis GR20-10 genome window above contains:
- a CDS encoding M48 family metallopeptidase, producing MSSQPLFYPASPVNVPATITTPSAAFKKEVSKVMGSVVLFFVVYLLLIFLSVLLAIACVYVGIYMIIALPRLMTIMLGIGLIGLGVMVFVFLIKFMFSVSRYDRSGIVEIKEEDHPKLFAFLKQLSQETQTRFPKRVYLSPEVNACVFYDSSFLSMFFPVKKNLQIGLGLVNAVNLSEFKAIIAHEFGHFSQRSMKLGSFVYNVNRVIYNMLYENTGYSRSLNNFASASNYFALFAGLTVRVVMGIQWVLQKMYALVNRNYMSLSREMEFHADAMAASVSGSANCISALRRIELAGSSYSAVIQKCGELYKEKQVTSNLYPNQQTMTRQIAVNYKLLLQNNLPVVNESFLENLQLNRVNYKDQWASHPALTEREAHLTKLGVQADSCDDSAWILFNKPEQWQQQLTLKVYHGVELPQDIQSLDAMAFDGLILQDAETYSLPEVYNNFYEKRQITILDVEALSAQPETECDPANLFSAHHAGLHKRIRAAEADLEVVKAIDEKMIAVKSFDFDGEKYSRNQAAEVLSMLQKDLDALKQQLETADKQVYSFMYSRALQISVAKAMAIKNGYIEHFDLRKQADKYFEHVQGMLQGLEPVYQGGLTLEEAQEIIKRLKNEEPLLKVYLKTWMESGAFDHSHTFKGRVQQFINSSYTYFSDREFFNNELNELQQVSTESWGDINEHIFRKFKNLLQAQQVYLMH
- a CDS encoding pyruvate dehydrogenase complex dihydrolipoamide acetyltransferase — translated: MAEVILMPRLSDTMTEGVIAAWHKKVGDKVKKGDLLAEVETDKATMELESYKDGTLLHIGTEKGGKLQVNDLLAIIGNPGEDISSLLGGGGQKAAAAPSAPAPEAPKAEQAAAAQPAAAGGATLDLANMQEVILMPRLSDTMTEGVIAAWHKKVGDNVKKGDLLADVETDKATMELESYKEGKLLYIGAQKGDKVPVNALLCIIGDEKKVNVDQIVAAAKGGGSSTSAAAAQSQPQAASQPAVTASATAETAAPAASGSNGRVLASPLAKKLAADKGIDISKVAGSGDGGRIIKRDIDNYTPAAGGGQAAQTTAQPGKTTAPAVAGQVSFEDVPVSQMRKVIAKRLSESKFTAPEFYLTMEINMDKAVESRAKINEIAPVKISFNDMVLKACAIALKQHPKVNSSWMGDKIRVNHHVNIGVAVAVEEGLLVPVVRFADLKSLSQIGTEVKEFAKKAKDKKLQPSDWEGSTFTISNLGMFGIEEFTAIINPPDACILAVGAINQVPIVKNGQIVVGNTMKVTLTCDHRVVDGATGAAFLQTLQQLLEEPLRMLV
- a CDS encoding PQQ-binding-like beta-propeller repeat protein, which translates into the protein MKRLFFFLMLVHGAVLGQAQIKPFRYIHISDTHIGSPNGSAEEDLRRTIQDINQLNNIAFVIITGDITELGTDAQLAKAKQILDSLKPKYYIIPGNHDAGWSESGGDHYTSTFGYDKFKFDYNGIRFIGCASGPYVRMSDGHVPRNAIVWLDSVLAKTPKNQPIIFCNHYPIDNALDNWYEITDRLKKYNTLMIMCGHGHNNHALNFEGIPGVMGRSNLRAKAPLGGYNLVDVTPDSIIYTERRPGGEPLQPWTKVMLHRVDTFGNYERPSYAINKQYAQVKPKWTFSSDANVISTPVVTNNLVIFGNQNGVVTALVQQTGKKKWTYKTSGAIFSSPAVSANKVVLGSGDGYVYCLNSLTGQLIWKYKTNASVLGCPVIVKDTVFIGGSDHNFMALNLANGTPFWKFAGLQGPVVSTPLVCGNNVIFGAWDKNLYAINRSNGQLAWQWNPGFTVVNFSPAACIPVAHDSVVYVVCPNRTLYAIDAVSGTTLWKNSETRVRESIGISADGKYVYGKTMQDTVAAYATSRTEQHPAWVMNAGFGYEHVPSMLIEKDGQVFFGTRNGVVYAIDPATQKTIWAHKIDNSMVNTVRVLSKKQLVVSTMDGKVSLLGVDTLTR